The Oharaeibacter diazotrophicus genome has a segment encoding these proteins:
- a CDS encoding glycosyltransferase: protein MARDVDGWRGRVARVADGAAAALRRARLRPLAVLPAGLSALVVPTPERFGALAGDLHASALYRRAADAARAAAALAPGDVELLVRLAERERRCGRYAASADVLAAALALSPARADLQRRRDDMELMRGARQLGAEMAAFTRHADALRDAGRREEAALAYRKIVAAAPAHGIFLVQLGNMLLDGRDFAGAEDAFRRAAALAPGAAEPRLQLGRLHLVTGRRAAAIAAFEDAAAAAPWHDGAFRWLAGTTDPRHQESWYMRRDANGELARATALAEEAAHLRARLAEIAAERPELEAETGLPVGLWPLARDGFRHPAPLVPAPAGTVVTVVALAAAYGLGRLHRLTAAVAASEGTDWRLAIVGDDPDLAAAVARVAVAEPRIVWHAASADAAPAVAVRLATSADGPVLLPAPGALPARDALARLADALAATGAPAVVADAEIDGADGPVPQLRGLPDRFAAAERTVDPGSVLARPAAVAAALAELGADAGPDALRLAVARAATLGPGLAHVAWPLFAEARRPDPPRADPPAAVPAMPASAPAERARIAVIVPSRDNPGDLGTFVASLRATAAAADALDLVVVDNGGVLTETRALLDDLARSGVRVIAAPEPFNWSHLNNRAAATTDAPLLVFANDDMRMLTTGWDDVLRGLLARPEIGAVGVRMVYPDGTVQHAGFLAGWRGDGMIHDGVHEAGDAAGPDGRYLATRAVAAVTGAFLALRRADFEAVGGFDAVALPIAWSDVDLCFALRARGLAVVETPSIRLVHHESKSRGHEHESPERMARNAAERAVMAARWPEALARDPFANPWWVMDLMPFRLVRPPSAAVLAAHLARSASAAPWRISAPATSRSAPARA from the coding sequence ATGGCGAGGGACGTGGACGGGTGGCGCGGCAGGGTGGCGCGGGTGGCGGACGGCGCAGCGGCGGCGCTCCGGCGCGCGCGTCTCCGCCCGCTCGCCGTGCTCCCCGCGGGCCTTTCGGCCCTCGTCGTGCCGACGCCGGAGCGCTTCGGCGCGCTCGCCGGCGACCTGCACGCCTCGGCCCTCTACCGCCGGGCCGCCGACGCCGCACGGGCGGCGGCGGCGCTCGCCCCCGGCGACGTCGAGCTCCTGGTCCGTCTCGCCGAGCGCGAGCGCCGCTGCGGCCGCTACGCCGCCTCCGCCGACGTGCTCGCCGCCGCCCTCGCGCTATCGCCCGCCCGCGCCGACCTGCAACGCCGGCGCGACGACATGGAGCTGATGCGGGGCGCCCGCCAGCTCGGGGCCGAGATGGCCGCCTTCACCCGTCACGCCGACGCCCTGCGCGACGCCGGCCGGCGCGAGGAGGCGGCGCTGGCCTACCGGAAGATCGTCGCGGCCGCGCCTGCCCACGGCATCTTCCTGGTCCAGCTCGGCAACATGCTGCTCGACGGCCGCGACTTCGCCGGCGCCGAGGACGCCTTCCGCCGCGCCGCGGCGCTGGCGCCGGGCGCCGCCGAGCCGCGGCTGCAGCTCGGCCGCCTGCATCTGGTGACCGGCCGGCGCGCCGCGGCGATCGCCGCCTTCGAGGACGCCGCCGCGGCCGCGCCCTGGCACGACGGCGCCTTCCGCTGGCTCGCCGGCACCACCGACCCCCGCCATCAGGAGAGCTGGTACATGCGGCGCGACGCCAACGGGGAACTCGCGCGGGCGACCGCCCTCGCCGAGGAGGCGGCGCACCTCCGTGCCCGCCTCGCCGAGATCGCGGCCGAACGGCCGGAACTCGAGGCCGAGACCGGCCTGCCGGTGGGGCTGTGGCCGCTCGCCCGCGACGGCTTCCGGCACCCGGCGCCGCTCGTGCCGGCACCGGCGGGGACGGTGGTCACGGTCGTCGCGCTCGCCGCCGCCTACGGCCTCGGCCGGCTGCACCGGCTGACGGCGGCGGTGGCGGCGAGCGAAGGCACGGACTGGCGGCTCGCGATCGTCGGCGACGACCCCGACCTCGCCGCGGCGGTGGCGCGGGTCGCCGTCGCCGAACCGCGGATCGTCTGGCACGCGGCGTCCGCCGACGCGGCGCCGGCCGTGGCCGTCCGGCTGGCGACATCCGCGGACGGCCCGGTGCTGCTGCCGGCGCCGGGCGCGCTGCCGGCCCGGGACGCGCTCGCCCGGCTCGCCGACGCCCTGGCCGCGACCGGCGCACCGGCGGTCGTCGCCGACGCCGAGATCGACGGCGCCGACGGCCCGGTGCCGCAGCTGCGCGGCCTGCCCGACCGCTTCGCCGCCGCCGAGCGGACCGTCGATCCCGGCAGCGTGCTCGCCCGTCCCGCGGCCGTCGCCGCCGCGCTCGCCGAACTCGGCGCGGACGCGGGACCGGACGCGCTCCGCCTCGCCGTCGCCCGCGCCGCGACGCTCGGACCCGGGCTCGCCCACGTGGCGTGGCCGCTGTTCGCGGAGGCGCGGCGGCCGGATCCACCGAGAGCGGACCCGCCGGCCGCGGTTCCGGCCATGCCCGCGTCCGCGCCGGCGGAGCGCGCGCGCATCGCCGTGATCGTGCCGAGCCGCGACAATCCGGGCGACCTCGGCACCTTCGTCGCCAGTCTGCGCGCCACCGCGGCGGCGGCGGACGCGCTCGACCTCGTCGTCGTCGACAACGGCGGCGTCCTCACGGAGACGCGGGCGCTGCTGGACGATCTCGCCCGGTCGGGCGTGCGGGTGATCGCCGCGCCGGAGCCCTTCAACTGGTCGCATCTCAACAACCGCGCCGCGGCGACGACCGACGCGCCGCTGCTGGTGTTCGCCAACGACGACATGCGGATGCTGACGACCGGCTGGGACGACGTGCTGCGCGGGCTGCTGGCGCGGCCGGAGATCGGGGCGGTCGGCGTCCGAATGGTCTATCCCGACGGCACGGTGCAGCACGCCGGCTTCCTCGCCGGCTGGCGCGGCGACGGCATGATCCACGACGGCGTCCACGAGGCCGGCGACGCCGCGGGTCCCGACGGCCGGTATCTGGCGACACGGGCGGTCGCGGCGGTGACCGGCGCGTTCCTCGCCCTTCGGCGGGCAGACTTCGAGGCGGTCGGCGGCTTCGACGCCGTGGCGCTGCCGATCGCCTGGAGCGACGTCGACCTCTGCTTCGCGCTGCGCGCCCGCGGGCTCGCCGTGGTCGAGACGCCGTCGATCCGCCTCGTGCACCACGAATCGAAGAGCCGCGGCCACGAGCACGAGAGCCCCGAGCGGATGGCGCGCAACGCCGCGGAACGCGCGGTGATGGCGGCGCGCTGGCCGGAGGCGCTCGCCCGCGATCCGTTCGCGAACCCCTGGTGGGTCATGGACCTCATGCCGTTCAGGCTGGTCCGCCCGCCCTCGGCCGCCGTGCTCGCCGCCCATCTCGCCCGCTCCGCGAGCGCCGCGCCGTGGCGGATTTCCGCGCCGGCGACGTCCCGGTCGGCGCCGGCGCGGGCATGA
- a CDS encoding glycosyltransferase: MYSLRRIFGEIVRPPSVRDLVRTGDRFNARKQWAPALDAYRKALAQDPSMAHIWVQAGHCEKELGRVDQAIGCYQSALALENLADTHLQLGHALKISGRPEQAVVSYMTAFRLDRNADADREIAALLGLPAGVGSVVDDIYKEFDAKFYVSRYQDVGASGADPFNHFIAWGWKERRNPNATFDTTWYLEAYRQLMAPGENPFLHYVAKGRRLGLKTNPGGEGVWHEMIAPRKAAWKTVEPAKISPICRGVVLIPVYKGRDETLASIHAVLRCRGEVPYALLVINDCSPDPDLTAELRELAAEGLFEYYENEKNLGFVGTCNRGIEIAAGFDIVLLNSDAEVMPGWFDRMTAHADREPDIGSITPLSNNATICSYPRTDADNIIPLEVTIEEIDAIAAKVNKGIVVDVPTGVGFCMYVRRTALDEVGPLDIEAFAKGYGEENDLCRRLAGAGWRNVLATDIFCFHVGSISFGASKAAEYEAGQKALIRKHPDYPMLVHRYIGGDPSVFARKRLDLGRVAERFRGCLLLVTHDWGGGIKTYIDERLKRDDVEEENYLVLRVTGLQQLVIDLPPGVDMFLPNARGVDLRFDKQLFRDFLRFLEPAGIEFNSVAGLDWNSHSFVLDAIRGSGAPYTYVGHDFGSFCHRFNLVRIDGRHCGVPGIDACRSCLQVPDPFVRDAVDPAERVATYRTFLGGAARAVVPSEASAAIQKKRFPEIDFVVEPHEEPLLDADAQVKRVRKRSSLVVAVVGAIGPHKGADVLMALARDARTRKRDVGYCVVGYTSSDKELSDLGVTISGHYEGDAGAVKLLKLVQPDLLLIPSIWPETFCYALSLAFKTGIPPVVFDMGAPAERVRRRGFGLVADAKLVDRPVDLTEFLLDVDLDAAWDAVTTLEAEAEAAALAAEAEEAEADAAEAETAGGKTAAAAKAAKKTPPAAAAE; this comes from the coding sequence GTGTATTCATTGCGCAGGATCTTCGGTGAAATCGTCCGGCCCCCTTCCGTCCGCGACCTCGTGCGGACCGGCGACCGCTTCAACGCGCGCAAGCAGTGGGCCCCGGCGCTCGATGCCTACCGCAAGGCGCTCGCCCAGGATCCGTCGATGGCGCACATCTGGGTCCAGGCCGGTCACTGCGAGAAGGAACTCGGCCGCGTCGATCAGGCGATCGGCTGCTACCAGTCGGCGCTGGCGCTGGAAAACCTCGCCGACACCCACCTGCAGCTCGGCCACGCCCTGAAGATCTCGGGCCGCCCCGAGCAGGCGGTGGTCTCCTACATGACCGCGTTCCGCCTGGACCGCAACGCCGACGCCGATCGCGAGATCGCGGCGCTGCTCGGTCTGCCGGCGGGCGTCGGGTCGGTGGTCGACGACATCTACAAGGAGTTCGACGCGAAGTTCTACGTGTCGCGCTACCAGGACGTCGGCGCGTCGGGCGCCGATCCGTTCAACCACTTCATCGCCTGGGGCTGGAAGGAGCGGCGCAACCCGAACGCCACCTTCGACACCACGTGGTACCTCGAGGCCTACCGCCAGCTGATGGCGCCGGGCGAGAATCCGTTCCTGCACTACGTCGCCAAGGGCCGCCGCCTCGGCCTCAAGACCAACCCGGGCGGCGAGGGCGTCTGGCACGAGATGATCGCGCCGCGCAAGGCCGCCTGGAAGACGGTGGAGCCGGCCAAGATCTCGCCGATCTGCCGTGGCGTGGTGCTGATCCCGGTCTACAAGGGCCGCGACGAGACGCTCGCCTCGATCCACGCGGTGCTGCGCTGCCGCGGCGAGGTGCCCTACGCCCTGCTCGTGATCAACGACTGCAGCCCCGATCCCGACCTCACCGCCGAGCTGCGCGAACTCGCGGCCGAGGGTCTGTTCGAGTATTACGAGAACGAGAAGAACCTCGGCTTCGTCGGCACCTGCAACCGCGGCATCGAGATCGCCGCCGGCTTCGACATCGTGCTGCTGAACTCGGACGCCGAGGTGATGCCGGGCTGGTTCGACCGCATGACGGCGCACGCCGACCGCGAGCCGGACATCGGCTCGATCACGCCCTTGTCGAACAACGCCACCATCTGCAGCTATCCGCGCACCGACGCCGACAACATCATCCCGCTCGAGGTGACGATCGAGGAGATCGACGCCATCGCGGCGAAGGTCAACAAGGGCATCGTCGTCGACGTGCCGACCGGCGTCGGCTTCTGCATGTACGTGCGCCGCACCGCCCTCGACGAAGTCGGCCCGCTCGACATCGAGGCCTTCGCCAAGGGCTACGGCGAGGAGAACGACCTCTGCCGCCGGCTCGCCGGCGCCGGCTGGCGCAACGTGCTGGCCACCGACATCTTCTGCTTCCACGTCGGCTCGATCTCGTTCGGCGCCAGCAAGGCGGCGGAATACGAGGCCGGGCAGAAGGCGCTGATCCGCAAGCACCCGGACTATCCGATGCTGGTGCACCGCTACATCGGCGGCGATCCGAGCGTGTTCGCGCGCAAGCGCCTCGACCTCGGCCGCGTCGCCGAGCGCTTCCGCGGCTGCCTGCTGCTGGTCACCCACGACTGGGGCGGCGGCATCAAGACCTACATCGACGAGCGGCTGAAGCGCGACGACGTCGAGGAGGAGAACTACCTCGTCCTGCGCGTCACCGGCCTGCAGCAGCTGGTGATCGACCTGCCGCCGGGCGTCGACATGTTCCTGCCGAACGCGCGCGGCGTCGACCTGCGCTTCGACAAGCAGCTGTTCCGCGACTTCCTGCGCTTCCTCGAGCCGGCGGGGATCGAGTTCAACAGCGTCGCCGGCCTCGACTGGAATTCGCATTCCTTCGTGCTCGACGCGATCCGCGGCAGCGGCGCGCCCTACACCTACGTCGGCCACGACTTCGGCTCGTTCTGCCACCGCTTCAACCTGGTGCGGATCGACGGCCGTCACTGCGGCGTGCCGGGCATCGACGCCTGCCGGTCCTGCCTGCAGGTGCCGGATCCCTTCGTGCGCGACGCCGTCGACCCGGCCGAGCGCGTCGCCACCTACCGGACCTTCCTCGGCGGGGCCGCCCGCGCCGTGGTGCCGTCCGAGGCGAGCGCGGCGATCCAGAAGAAGCGCTTCCCGGAGATCGACTTCGTCGTCGAGCCGCACGAGGAGCCGCTGCTCGACGCCGACGCCCAGGTCAAGCGCGTGCGCAAGCGTTCGTCGCTGGTGGTGGCGGTGGTCGGCGCGATCGGCCCGCACAAGGGCGCCGACGTGCTGATGGCGCTCGCCCGCGACGCCCGCACCCGCAAGCGCGACGTCGGTTACTGCGTCGTCGGCTACACCAGCTCCGACAAGGAACTGTCCGACCTCGGCGTGACCATCAGCGGCCACTACGAGGGCGACGCCGGCGCGGTCAAGCTCCTGAAGCTGGTGCAGCCGGACCTGTTGCTGATCCCCAGCATCTGGCCGGAGACCTTCTGCTACGCGCTGTCGCTCGCCTTCAAGACAGGCATTCCGCCGGTGGTGTTCGACATGGGCGCCCCCGCCGAGCGCGTGCGCCGGCGCGGTTTCGGCCTCGTCGCGGACGCCAAGCTCGTCGATCGACCGGTCGACCTCACCGAGTTCCTGCTCGACGTCGACCTCGACGCCGCCTGGGACGCGGTGACGACGCTGGAGGCCGAGGCCGAGGCGGCCGCGCTGGCGGCCGAGGCCGAAGAGGCCGAGGCGGACGCCGCCGAGGCGGAGACGGCCGGCGGCAAGACGGCGGCCGCGGCCAAGGCGGCCAAGAAGACCCCGCCCGCCGCGGCGGCCGAATGA
- a CDS encoding lytic murein transglycosylase, protein MFHRTFLAAALLALAAAPATAASCGNDAAGFPAWLDAFQGEAVAAGIAPGVAASALGGLSYSKEVIRLDRGQKGTFKVDFATFAAKRVTKGRLVAGKKMLRTHADLLAGIERRYGVQPEVLVAIWGMETDYGAVRGKMPVIRSLATLAYDCRRSDFFRNELLSALTIIQRGDKSPADLVGAWAGEIGQTQFLASNYLKYSVDYDGNGRRDLIRSVPDVLASTANLLKSHGWSAGADYAPGGGNFPVLAAWNKSDNYQRAIALMAGKLLE, encoded by the coding sequence ATGTTCCACAGGACCTTTCTCGCCGCCGCCCTCCTCGCCCTCGCCGCCGCGCCGGCTACCGCCGCCTCCTGCGGCAACGACGCCGCCGGCTTCCCGGCCTGGCTCGACGCCTTCCAGGGCGAGGCGGTCGCCGCCGGCATCGCGCCCGGCGTCGCCGCGTCGGCCCTCGGCGGCCTCTCCTACTCCAAGGAGGTGATCCGCCTGGACCGCGGCCAGAAGGGCACCTTCAAGGTCGACTTCGCCACCTTCGCCGCCAAGCGCGTCACCAAGGGTCGCCTCGTCGCCGGCAAGAAGATGCTGCGCACCCACGCCGACCTGCTCGCCGGCATCGAGCGCCGCTACGGCGTCCAGCCCGAGGTGCTGGTGGCGATCTGGGGCATGGAGACCGACTACGGCGCCGTCCGCGGCAAGATGCCCGTGATCCGCTCGCTGGCGACGCTCGCCTACGACTGCCGCCGCTCCGACTTCTTCCGCAACGAACTCCTGTCGGCGCTGACGATCATCCAGCGCGGCGACAAGTCGCCGGCCGACCTCGTCGGCGCCTGGGCCGGCGAGATCGGCCAGACCCAGTTCCTCGCCTCGAATTACCTGAAATACAGCGTCGACTACGACGGCAACGGCCGCCGCGACCTGATCCGCTCGGTGCCGGACGTGCTGGCCTCGACCGCCAACCTGCTGAAGTCGCACGGCTGGTCGGCCGGCGCAGACTACGCGCCCGGCGGCGGCAACTTCCCGGTGCTCGCCGCCTGGAACAAGTCCGACAACTACCAGCGTGCCATCGCGCTGATGGCCGGCAAGCTCCTGGAGTGA
- a CDS encoding CASTOR/POLLUX-related putative ion channel, translated as MTDRAPLGARLRYAFDKTMAAGPIALIGWLGVLSLAVVLVAGAFLAVTAIAPEGGEALSFGEGSWEALMRTLDSGTMGGDAGWGFRWVMLLVTLAGIFIVSALIGVLSSGLEGKLDELRKGRSKVLERDHTVILNWSPSIFDVISELVIANESRKRPRIVVMADRDKVEMEDEIADKIPDLRNTRVICRSGDPTDLYDLAIVNPQTSRAVVVLSPEGEDPDSRVIKTVLALTNDPARRPEPYRIAAEIRDLAKADLARVVGGDELQLVLADDLISRIVVHSSRQTGLSAVYSELLDFDGCEIYVVEQPDLVGRRFGDALSAFDDCVPIGLSVGGAIELNPPMETVIGRGDKVIVIAEDDDAIRIKPPARAPDEAAIRPAVERPRLPERALLLGWNRRAPIIARELSRYVAPGSVLTVVADVPDLEERVGAVELVGSNLRLEYCVADTTSRTVLDGFDVPSYDHVLVLGYIETLAAQAADTRTLVTLLHLRKIAEAAGRHVSVVSEMVDVRNRVLAEVSRADDFVVSNKLVSLMLAQAAENEAMSAIFAGLLDEAGSEIYLRPMSDYVALDRPVDFHTVTAAARARGEVALGWRRRRSGETDARNMGGVVINPAKSTAVAFEEADRVVVLGRDG; from the coding sequence ATGACGGACAGGGCTCCGCTCGGGGCGCGGCTGCGCTACGCGTTCGACAAGACCATGGCGGCCGGCCCGATCGCGCTGATCGGCTGGCTCGGCGTGCTGTCGCTGGCGGTGGTGCTGGTCGCCGGCGCGTTCCTGGCCGTCACGGCGATCGCGCCCGAGGGCGGCGAGGCGCTGAGCTTCGGCGAGGGCTCCTGGGAGGCGCTGATGCGCACCCTCGACAGCGGCACCATGGGCGGCGACGCCGGCTGGGGCTTCCGCTGGGTGATGCTGCTGGTCACGCTCGCCGGCATCTTCATCGTCTCGGCGCTGATCGGCGTCCTGTCCTCCGGCCTCGAGGGCAAGCTCGACGAGTTGCGCAAGGGCCGCTCGAAGGTGCTGGAGCGCGACCACACCGTCATCCTCAACTGGTCGCCGTCGATCTTCGACGTCATCTCCGAGCTCGTGATCGCCAACGAGAGCCGCAAGCGGCCGCGCATCGTCGTGATGGCCGACCGCGACAAGGTCGAGATGGAGGACGAGATCGCCGACAAGATCCCGGACCTGCGCAACACCCGCGTCATCTGCCGCTCGGGCGATCCCACCGACCTCTACGACCTCGCCATCGTCAACCCGCAGACCTCGCGGGCGGTCGTGGTGCTGTCGCCCGAGGGCGAGGATCCCGACAGCCGGGTGATCAAGACCGTGCTCGCCCTCACCAACGACCCGGCGCGGCGGCCGGAGCCCTACCGCATCGCCGCCGAGATCCGCGACCTCGCCAAGGCCGACCTCGCCCGCGTCGTCGGCGGCGACGAGCTGCAGCTGGTGCTGGCCGACGACCTGATCTCGCGCATCGTCGTCCATTCCAGCCGGCAGACCGGCCTCTCCGCGGTCTATTCCGAGCTGCTCGACTTCGACGGCTGCGAGATCTACGTGGTCGAACAGCCCGACCTCGTCGGCCGCCGCTTCGGCGACGCGCTGTCCGCCTTCGACGACTGCGTCCCGATCGGCCTGTCGGTCGGCGGCGCCATCGAGCTCAACCCGCCGATGGAGACCGTGATCGGGCGCGGCGACAAGGTGATCGTGATCGCCGAGGACGACGACGCGATCCGCATCAAGCCGCCGGCGCGCGCGCCCGACGAGGCCGCCATTCGCCCGGCGGTCGAACGGCCGCGCCTGCCCGAGCGCGCCCTGCTGCTCGGCTGGAACCGCCGCGCCCCGATCATCGCCCGCGAGCTGTCGCGCTACGTCGCCCCCGGCTCGGTGCTGACCGTCGTCGCCGACGTGCCGGACCTCGAGGAGCGCGTCGGCGCGGTCGAGCTGGTCGGCTCCAACCTCCGCCTCGAATACTGCGTCGCCGACACCACCAGCCGCACCGTGCTCGACGGCTTCGACGTGCCGTCCTACGACCACGTCCTGGTGCTCGGCTACATCGAGACGCTCGCCGCCCAGGCCGCCGACACCCGCACGCTGGTGACGCTGCTGCACCTGCGCAAGATCGCCGAGGCCGCCGGCCGCCACGTCTCGGTGGTCAGCGAAATGGTCGACGTCCGCAACCGCGTCCTCGCCGAGGTCAGCCGGGCCGACGACTTCGTCGTCAGCAACAAGCTGGTCAGCTTGATGCTGGCCCAGGCGGCGGAGAACGAGGCGATGTCGGCGATCTTCGCCGGCCTGCTCGACGAGGCGGGCTCGGAGATCTACCTCCGGCCGATGTCGGACTACGTCGCGCTCGACCGCCCGGTCGACTTTCACACCGTCACCGCCGCCGCCCGCGCCCGCGGCGAGGTCGCGCTCGGCTGGCGCCGCCGCCGCTCCGGCGAGACCGACGCGCGCAACATGGGCGGCGTCGTGATCAACCCGGCCAAGTCCACCGCCGTCGCCTTCGAGGAGGCCGACCGCGTCGTCGTGCTCGGCCGCGACGGCTGA
- a CDS encoding general secretion pathway protein GspK, which produces MTGRAPRAGFVLASVLGVLVLFAGLVGAITLLVRSGVDDARLAVDDLEADALVRAGLELAGYQLFVLKTPAAGLAGQQIRLDAGTVTLSVLAESARIDLNGSDPKLIAAAWLAAGRKTLRPEQFAARVADWRDADGDVGEGGGAEAADYDAAGVGWRPRNDGFRSVDELRWVLGVGADDVRALRPYFTVANPAGTIDLYDAPEAVLRALPGLSSSAVGRLVKLRQKRSDETSEALKKLVGEAAQALATTDPPVAYRIGLKVASGRGVARDVEVVITADSTGTAPYRVIEWRG; this is translated from the coding sequence ATGACCGGACGCGCGCCCCGAGCCGGCTTCGTGCTGGCCTCCGTCCTCGGCGTCCTGGTGCTGTTCGCCGGGCTCGTCGGCGCGATCACCCTGCTGGTGCGCTCCGGCGTCGACGACGCCCGCCTCGCCGTCGACGACCTCGAGGCGGACGCCCTCGTCCGCGCCGGCCTCGAACTCGCCGGCTACCAGCTGTTCGTGCTGAAGACCCCCGCCGCCGGCCTCGCCGGCCAGCAGATCCGGCTCGACGCGGGCACGGTGACGCTGTCGGTGCTGGCCGAGAGCGCCCGCATCGACCTCAACGGTTCGGATCCCAAGCTGATCGCCGCGGCCTGGCTTGCCGCCGGCCGCAAGACCTTGCGGCCGGAGCAGTTCGCCGCCCGCGTCGCCGACTGGCGCGACGCCGACGGCGACGTCGGCGAGGGCGGCGGCGCCGAGGCCGCGGACTACGACGCCGCCGGCGTCGGCTGGCGGCCGCGCAACGACGGCTTCCGCTCGGTCGACGAGCTGCGCTGGGTGCTCGGCGTCGGCGCCGACGACGTCCGCGCGCTCCGGCCCTATTTCACCGTCGCCAACCCCGCCGGCACGATAGACCTCTACGACGCCCCCGAGGCGGTGCTGCGGGCGCTGCCGGGCCTGTCGTCGAGCGCGGTCGGCCGCCTCGTGAAGCTCCGGCAGAAGCGCTCCGACGAGACCTCGGAGGCGTTGAAGAAGCTCGTCGGCGAAGCGGCGCAGGCCCTGGCGACCACCGATCCGCCGGTCGCCTACCGCATCGGCCTGAAGGTGGCGTCCGGCCGCGGCGTCGCGCGCGACGTCGAGGTGGTGATCACGGCCGATTCCACCGGCACGGCGCCCTATCGCGTGATCGAGTGGCGAGGCTGA
- a CDS encoding PulJ/GspJ family protein: MTGRRPARGAPRAGFVLVEALATLAIGAFVVAGLAGLITVVIRLGDRTAADLERRETIGRAVAGLEREIRGMSRGRFAGERHGDFLFAGGSDRLLFTLDRPDATGLLATAAVAYRAGVVEDRAVLLRTEAPVRPDLDDARTLVFPAPVRLYQGDLRVAFAYFAAQADGSGEVLTDDWTKPGKLPAAIRIALTDRAGTLVDSVRVPILVDAEPGCAVEGKGFCSLADQQRQGEGAAPQGEPGARPNRNRNGPAAARVR, encoded by the coding sequence GTGACCGGCCGGCGCCCCGCCCGCGGCGCCCCCCGCGCCGGCTTCGTGCTCGTCGAGGCGCTGGCGACGCTGGCGATCGGCGCCTTCGTCGTCGCCGGGCTGGCCGGCCTGATCACCGTGGTGATCCGGCTCGGCGACCGCACCGCCGCCGACCTCGAGCGCCGCGAGACCATCGGCCGTGCCGTCGCCGGCCTTGAGCGCGAGATCCGGGGCATGAGCCGGGGCCGCTTCGCCGGCGAGCGCCACGGCGACTTCCTGTTCGCCGGCGGGTCCGACCGCCTGCTCTTCACCCTCGACCGGCCCGACGCCACCGGCCTCCTCGCCACCGCGGCCGTCGCCTACCGGGCCGGCGTCGTCGAAGACCGCGCGGTGCTGCTGCGCACCGAAGCACCCGTGCGGCCCGACCTCGACGACGCCCGCACCCTCGTCTTCCCGGCGCCGGTGCGGCTCTACCAGGGCGATCTCAGGGTCGCCTTCGCCTATTTCGCGGCGCAGGCCGACGGCAGCGGCGAGGTGCTGACCGACGACTGGACCAAGCCCGGCAAGCTGCCGGCGGCGATCCGGATCGCCCTGACCGACCGCGCCGGCACTCTCGTCGACAGCGTCCGCGTGCCGATCCTGGTCGACGCCGAACCCGGCTGCGCCGTCGAGGGCAAAGGCTTCTGCAGCCTCGCCGACCAGCAGCGCCAGGGCGAGGGCGCCGCGCCCCAGGGCGAGCCGGGCGCTCGCCCGAACCGCAACCGCAACGGCCCGGCGGCGGCGAGGGTGCGATGA
- a CDS encoding prepilin-type N-terminal cleavage/methylation domain-containing protein, with protein MTGTAPRGRRDGFTLIEVLAAFVVLSLVAVVLTRGLVSARYGTASVNETLAAEKVVRSLLEGPIPAALARPGRKTGRAGDYPWVMTSEAVGLALPKPGDGAPPAFVPVRLTVEVSMPRGRRLAVETVRLVKAPAS; from the coding sequence GTGACCGGGACCGCGCCGCGCGGGCGCCGCGACGGCTTCACGCTGATCGAGGTGCTCGCGGCCTTCGTCGTGCTCTCGCTCGTCGCCGTCGTGCTGACCCGCGGCCTCGTCTCGGCCCGTTACGGCACCGCGTCGGTGAACGAGACCCTCGCCGCCGAGAAGGTGGTGCGCAGCCTGCTCGAGGGGCCGATCCCCGCCGCCCTCGCGAGGCCCGGCCGCAAAACCGGCCGCGCCGGCGACTATCCCTGGGTCATGACCAGCGAGGCGGTCGGCCTCGCCCTGCCGAAGCCCGGCGACGGTGCCCCGCCCGCCTTCGTGCCGGTCCGCCTCACCGTCGAGGTGTCGATGCCGCGCGGCCGCCGGCTGGCGGTCGAGACCGTCCGCCTCGTCAAGGCGCCGGCGTCGTGA
- a CDS encoding pilus assembly FimT family protein: MTGPTSPTSDRARPGHRRGRRAGFTLIELSLTLAILGLVAALALPKVMPVRTATDLRVRAYQVAATMRADRNAADRTDRPVVTAVDVGARLVRSGTTGAVIALPDDVVFRFDGRPAGVVFSPDGRSSGGLMVIGRGKSGYGVRVDPITSAVTMVEVKL, translated from the coding sequence ATGACGGGGCCGACGTCTCCAACGAGTGACCGCGCCCGCCCGGGGCACCGGCGCGGCCGCCGCGCCGGCTTCACCCTGATCGAGCTGTCGCTCACCCTCGCGATCCTCGGCCTCGTCGCGGCGCTCGCCCTGCCCAAGGTGATGCCGGTGCGCACCGCGACGGACCTGCGCGTGCGCGCCTATCAGGTCGCGGCGACCATGCGCGCCGACCGCAACGCCGCCGACCGGACCGACCGGCCGGTGGTCACCGCCGTCGACGTCGGCGCCCGCCTCGTCCGCTCCGGCACCACCGGCGCGGTCATCGCGCTGCCGGACGACGTGGTGTTCCGCTTCGACGGCCGCCCGGCCGGCGTCGTCTTCTCCCCGGACGGCCGCTCCAGCGGCGGCCTCATGGTGATCGGCCGCGGCAAGTCCGGCTACGGCGTCCGCGTCGATCCGATCACCTCCGCCGTCACCATGGTCGAGGTGAAGCTGTGA